Proteins encoded by one window of Aphis gossypii isolate Hap1 chromosome X, ASM2018417v2, whole genome shotgun sequence:
- the LOC126552721 gene encoding uncharacterized protein LOC126552721 has protein sequence MSTDFISNLLSESEDEYSSTSYVPSDLNESSSDDTSISEIQNDNTQIIVNGDASYIADNDQSNEDINSNKGRKRIRDETKWKRNIRKIIVYYYYYFSYLNYYTDIRYKSIKPRKYHLSN, from the exons ATGTCTACAG attttattagcaATCTTCTGTCAGAGTCTGAAGACGAATATTCGTCGACTTCATACGTCCCGTCTGACCTTAATGAATCATCATCTGATGATACATCAATTTCCGAAATTCAAAATGATAACACACAAATTATAGTCAATGGTGATGCTTCTTATATAGCTGATAATGATCAAAGCAATGAagatattaattcaaataaaggGAGAAAGAGGATCAGAGATGAAACGAAATGGAAAAGGAACAttcgaaaaattattgtttattattattattatttcagttatttaaattattacacagaTATACgttacaaaagtataaaacctAGGAAGTATCATTTGAgtaactga
- the LOC114130518 gene encoding uncharacterized protein LOC114130518 has protein sequence MSIPKKNSSIVWKHFRRDPNTPDVATCSICNNKYKRSNGTTNLLDHLKRKHFTVLNRDELQHTELIEGDRNQPGTSGEQQSIGVFSSCNNPVMAVTSVVEPVLKRQKQLLLSNSLQVFSLSNWFGMQLFIKRTSQSKHTILKLTLSAI, from the exons ATGTCTATCCCGAAGAAAAATTCTTCTATTGTTTGGAAGCACTTTCGAAGGGACCCAAATACTCCTGATGTGGCCACTTGTTCGATTTGCAATAACAAGTACAAAAGATCTAACGGCACAACTAACTTACTAGACCATTTGAAAAGGAaacattttactgttttaaacCGTGATGAGTTACAACACACTGAACTGATTGAAGGAGATAGAAATCAACCTG gaaCATCAGGGGAACAACAATCTATAGGTGTTTTCTCTTCTTGTAATAATCCAGTTATGGCAGTAACCAGTGTTGTTGAACCAGTATTAAAGAGGcaaaaacaacttttattgTCTAATAG tttacagGTTTTTTCATTATCCAACTGGTTTGgaatgcaattatttattaagagaaCTTCACAGTCAAAacacacaattttaaaactgactTTGTCTGCTATATAA